The following nucleotide sequence is from Triticum dicoccoides isolate Atlit2015 ecotype Zavitan chromosome 7B, WEW_v2.0, whole genome shotgun sequence.
TGATGCTTGGTGTATCGAAATGAATAATACAACGCTGATGCTAGGTTCAAACCTGAACGGCAAAAGGGGCCGGTCATTGATTGCCGCCCAGAGATTCCAACCAGCGAAATCTGCTTGCTGAAAAGCAACCTGGGAGATAAAAAGAGTCATCACTAGTAACGTTAAACTGCCAATGCAGCATCATGACAGATTGTGCCTTACCTGTGCGTTGGCTGGGAGAAATTTTCCTGATGGGTCTCTTAGAGCTGCTGAATCACCAATTGCAAATGTCCGGGGATGGCCCTTTACTTGAAGGGTTTCCTCTGTCTCTACTTGCCCCCGGCCATTCAAAGGAATAACGTATGGGGCATCAGGAGGTTGTAACCGAAGAATCTGAGATTGTGAACCCACTGTCCATAATACCAGATCAGCTTCCAGAACCTGGCTCTGGAGGCCTCTTTGAGCGGCTTGAAGTTCCAAAACTAGTTTCTTATCGCCACCACCAGCTTCTTTTGCATCTGCAACCATGCTACCTGAATCCTCAGATGCATAAACCTCTCTGATGCAGTTCACCGAATATCCCAAGAAAAGTTGGATATTTTGAGACTCAAGAACCTGGTAGGAAATGCAACCAAACCAAAATTAGCTACTACCACGGAAGATAGGATTACTTTCATTTTGGAGTTCAGCAAAGAAATCATGAAAACAATAGGCATCAAGGACCAGCACAATGATATAAATAAACAGCCTGCACTTCTCTATGCTGTATCCTACATGGTCCATAGATGAACAGTTTGGTGACAGATTAGTAGGTGGTTGCCTGGTTGGGATTTATTAAGTTAGCACTGTTGCCTAAATAATTCTATATAGTCCATAAATGAACAGTTTGATGACAGATTAGTAAGTGGTTGCCTGGTTGATATTTATCAAGTTAGCACTGTTGCATTAAAGCTGCAACAGTCTTTCAAAAGGAacagagaggagaagaaagaaagaaGCCACAACATAGTTTGGCTGACGCAAAGTCTTACATTGCACATGCAGCATCTTATGTTATTATTAACTTCAGATTATAGTCTTAGGACTACTAGTGGCACCAAAAACCGAAGTAGGGAACAGAAGCTTTTTAATCTTCTGTAATAATTTCCTGAGATGATCAGATGAAGTTAATCAAAACAGTCTGTAATGTGTAGATCCTTAGGTAATCACCTTCAGAGCAGCTTCACGATTTCCTGGTGGTGCGTTAGGACAGATGGTTGTTTGAAAATTGATTGCTTTGACAGTCCCTGTGTTCTTTAATCTCTCAGAGATAGTGGCAGCTAGCTCAACACCAGAGTAACCCAGTCCCACAATGGCCACCTGAATAGGTGGGGACTTCTTACCAAACTTTCTCCTTTCTAACATTTTCAATTCACTTTCAACTTTCTGCAGATAAAATAAGGCGACATTACGATTCTTGATGATCACCGTAAGTCATACAATATGAACTTGTTATACACAAACAATTGCCAGAACATGTCAACAAGAGATATATCATTAAAAACCAATAAAATCATATAATTAACGTGGATGCATCAAGAGTTACAGACATCACTGATGTATTTTAGATTAGTATCACTATCAACTTAGCAATCCCAAACAGTAGATGATAAACAGTTGAACTTAGCTTCAGCCCCTAGAGCTGTTATTTCAACAAAGGCTTGATTCTTACCAAAGCATGTTCCAAAGTTGTGAAAGGAAGTGCATATTCGGCAGATCCTGGAACGACGTCAATCTTAGCTTCAGCCCCTAGAGCTAGAACGAGCCTGGCTGCCCATTCCGAAAGATATATCACCAGTTAGCTTATTCTAAACCTAGCATAGAACATCCCAACAAAAAAAAAAACTCGGCATAAAATATGAAGTAAAATACATCACTATTTTTGTTACATATTTCAATAACATCTAAAGAAAGTACTTGTATTATACAGATTAATATTGCATTATTGCTAAAGTTCCCTGATACAGAGTATTGACAGAAGATGAATCGTGGGCTGTACAGCTACATGAGAAATTTTGATTCATATTGGATTCAGGAACAGGCTGATGTAAGGAAAGGGCGTCAAATGACAATCAGGTATTATGTACGAAGAGGCAATTCCAAGAAATTTGTATGCGCAGTTGCATTGTCACTTGTGAGGTTGAAAAGGTGGGACCAGATCTACATGTCAGTAAGACACACAATGTGTTCGAAGTTTCAAAACCTTTTAGCAGCATAGAACAATCAGCCCCATGTTTAAAATAATTCATAAAGAAGAAACACTGTCAAGATAAATATAATTCTTAaatttgttttttttcaaaaagCCTAAACACGACAGCTATTGCAATTCCATGGCATTTAATATCATCGTACCAATCATATTCAACAACGGTGCCACTTTCAAGATGAACAACTCCACCAGTGCATGATACTCCAGGCTCTCTTCTTAAGTGATCAGAAGGGCGAAGAAGCTTTACACTATCCTTCACAAATTGAACACTAGTGTTCTTCAGTAGCTCTGTAAAATACGGAGCTATTTCCCAGACATCCACCTCTGGCATCCAAATTAAAGTCCAACAGTCAAAACATGAAATAATGTGAAAACACACCATATATAATATTACCAGCAAAAGCATTTTACACTTGAAATTGCAGTACCTCCTGATAAGAGCTCATACAACATGGGCTTAAATACAAATCTTTCAGATTGATCAACCAGCATCACCTGCAACATTTTTCCCCCTTCTTAGTAAAATGTTACATCATTTCTTTAGAAAACACAAATGATTGGATTGCAGGATATGGGGACTGAGAAAAAGTGTCAAACTACAAATACCACCAACCCACGCTACTTCGATGTAGAATGGGATAGCACCAGGCAAATCTATAAGTTTCTAGCACAAGGAGCATCATCATTTTACCTGAGGCTTGTTATTACCAGGCCATACAAGAGATTCTAGTCTCAGAGCAGTATACAGCCCACCAAATCCACCACCCAAAATGCATACTCGTGGCCGCTGAAAACAAGAGAACACATTCAGTAAATCTGTAAATGGGACATAAGGGCATAAGGCTTTAGCAGAAGCATGCCAAACTTTCCGCTGAACAATAATACTCACAAGTTACCCTACATACAGACAAAATGCATGGACGGACATGAACTCCAGAAGCAAAACTTAAGGACACCCTGGTCTAGAAAAAACATAAGGGCACACAATTCCTCAAAAAATAAAATCCGTGCATATGAATAATGAGTCCCCATCAAGCAGTTAAACTCTAGAGTTGCCATATATCAAAACAATACTGAGTTACTCAAGTGTTCTATTAAACATAAGATCTATTTGGGTATATATATCTGAATGAAGTGTGCCAAACCAAAGTGTGTTCACTGGGACTAAGTTAGCACAAAACTGCAAACTCTACATACACAAGTCAGTGCTAAAACAGCTGTAGAGGACTTGATCCGTAAAATACACATTGATAGTATTACCAGTGTGCTAATCAAACAGAAAAAAATATATATCATCAGACAACAATGGATTTAAGGATGTGGGTAATCAAAATCCAGTATACCTGCTTGTCCGGCCAGGGGTACAGCGGAATCGGTGCTTCATCAATTGATTGAGGACGAGAGAACCCACCATCCCCGGAGCTACTTGAAGCCATGCATCTGAACAGTCCAGACGGCAGCCCAAACATTGCCGGGACATCACCGATTCTCCACGAGTTTTTGAGGACTGGATTCTTCCATGAATTCGTACCCCCTGTCAGGATCCAGACGAGCAGTCAGTTAGCCTGAGAACAAAATGTCACCCAACGAATCCGCCACTTTCCAAATCGCCCCATTCCGCAAAACTGGAAAGCGCACAAAACCATGCTCGAGTATGCCACAGTACTCCGCATGGAGCTTAAATCAGAGAACCGCAGTCGCGGGAAGAGGGCTGGGGGAGCTTGTGGCCTCACCGAACGGGCCGCGGAGGCGCGCCGAGGCGGGGAAGGGCCGGCCGCGGGGGGCCGACGGGCGGCCCCATGGAGCCGCGCGGCAGCTCATCGGCGGCTAGGGGGGACGGGTGCGAGCGAGACGTGGCGCGCGTGCGGTCGTAGCCTAGCTCCCGGCGATAGGGGGGGAGAAGCAAAAGGAGTTGTCTCCGGAGAGACACGACACGACGAGAGCCGGCAGCGTACCCGTACCAGTCGTAGTAGCGCTGCGGCTCCTCCGCCGGCCGCGTCGTCGCGGAGCCTCCGAGCCCGCTGGCAGCCACCCGCTGAAGATCAGGCTTGGGAATCTGCGCGGCCCATAATGCGCAAGATGGGCCTGATTTGTGCTCTGGAGCGTcctcaaaaaattaaaaaataaagcattcTTCTAGGATTTGCACGCAGATAGAAAACTTGTTCATCTCTACAAAAATTTCagtcctttttttattttctttactattttatttgaattcaaTGTTCGCCCTGGAGCATATGAGCTCATGATCCGCTATGGATTTTCGGCCTTCTAGGTGGTTTTTGAAAGAGAAAATAGCATTCTTGGTCTAGAACAGATTTCACTAAAAAAAGGGTCTAATAAAGGTTTTTCTTTGCTTAATATCCTAAAGGGTACTTTTAAAATACTATAAAATCCCTTTTCGCACCAAGTAATACCtgctgcatgtaatttttatttcgtTATGTGGTTTAGAGTGATGTGTTTTTTTAGCATGTTCAAGAAAATCGACCGCATTGTCTTTATTTGTTCAGTAAAATCTTTTtgttccccgcaaaaaaaactttTTGTTGATGCAGGAAAATAGAATTATAGATCTTTCTGTTGACATAAAAGAAATATTTGAGAGATCATCTCGcttcaacaattttttttcgagagtacgcaaaTTGTATACCATAGCTTTATAAAAGAAGAGAATATCAATTACAAGGCCACTACCACTTGCTGCAAACAACGAGCGTAGCAAAACTCCACACCTGGCTTGTCCAAGGACAGCCACCCACGACAACACAACAACAACGCAAAAGAGCCTACCCAAACCGAAAAACCTCACCGCGTCTTGACCGGCGGCGGTCACCTCCGAAGAACAGCAGCTCCCTCCAAGCTTCCCTTATCAATGCACCATCCCCCATAAAGCCAAGAGGAGGTGGCAAGAGGATGGCGGGACTCGATCCGACCTGAGAAAGACACCATCTTGGAATCACCGGCGACGACCGTGCATTGCGTCGGGGAAGAACGATCAGGGCAACGGTGAACACCGGAGGAGCGCAACATaggaactccaagtctcccagcaCGATGCTCCCAACAGAGAGACGACGTCGAGGACGCCGCCATCATGTCGATTCAGGTCCGAATCAAGGCTTTCGCCCGGAGACAACTGCCAATACCAAGCAAGTGAGGAACTTGGCGACACACTCGGCGACGCCTCCAGGGAGGGGAATGACACCCACGGGTGCCATCGTCGCCGGCCCGACCATAAACCAGACTAGATTTTCATCCGTAATGCCGCGTCACTCCACTCCTCCAAGGTATTGGACAATACCGTCCATGATGCCTCGCACCGCCGCCACCGCAGCAAATTGCCGTCGAGGGTGGGTGCGCAGCCGTGGTTCTCTCCCACCCTCACTGCCGAGAGAACGCGACCAACACAGCATCCACCAAGTCGTGCAAGGGCCAGATCCAGCATTGTCGGCCTTCACCCACGCCAGGGGACTACCACAAGCATGGAGCTGACCCATGCCTCTACTCACACTCCTGCGCCTACTCCATCGGGGCATCACCGCACGCTCCTCACACGGCGGCCGGCCGACCACCCGCTGCCCGCCAAGATACCTTCCTGGCAGGGCCTCCTCGGCGCCGCCACCACCACGGCCGAGCTCACGCCGCCGCCACCAGTAGAGCTGGGCTCCACCTACCTCTGCCATCCTGCTGTGCCCCTGGATCTGCTCGCGCCGCCGCACTCCGCGTTCCCCGCCGTGAAAGCCCACCACCACCATGGCCGCCTCAGGGACGTCCCGCTCCGCGCGAAGGGGAGCCGTCCAGAGGGCGCAGCCAGCGCCCGCCGCCTTCGCCGACCAGGCGCGGCCGCcaccgccggcgccggcggcggcagcggccagGGGGATGGGATCTAAGGTGTtggaggctagggtttgggggagccGCACGCGCGTGCGGCCCTGGATGGTGGAAGAAACTCTCGCTTCAACAATAACGATGTTTCGGCTGATCTCAACTCAACCCCTGAGCTGGTTGTTGGTTTTCATGTCtatgaaaaaatatataaaatacttCCAGCACCGAGCTAATTCAAGATCCTAGCTCGATGCTGTATAAGTGTATTAATGCAGTATATGGCAGATAAAAATATGACAGGGTGTTGAATCTTTTTTAACAAAGAAGAAAACTTGCGTGACCTTTGCATCATATGGTGCACGTCCCTAATACACTCAACCAAAATGTCTaccatttaggaacagaggtattgTTACAAGATTTAAAAATTGCAAATATAAATATGACCAAGCTAGATAATGGTATAGACAAAACAAGTATTGTAAAGCCTAATAAATCCTTGTCCATGCTATATGAAGAAACCCTTGATGTCTGCCTACAGCCAAAATTTTGGATAAGACCAGAAATGCTATTTACAAGTTTAAAAAAAGTATAGTTTTTTTTTTGGAAAGATACATATAGATGTTCTTTCCAAGTTTTTTTTTGGAAAGTTTTACTAAATAATAGGATGATATGTAGGGTATAAAAAAGATAAAATTATGtcccaaaaacaattaaaaaaaagTAGGCACGTACGAAAATATATATTGCTGGAAATTCATATGCACATACCACGAAATAATGTTCATGCATAGCTGGCACGAAAAATATCGGCCAGTCAGTTCTTTGAAAAACGGGCTACCCGTCGATTTCCATAAAAGAAACGCCAAAGTGTATTACAAAAAGTTCACAATAAAGAAACTAAAACAGAAAGACAGCGAGACAAGCTACTAGCTACAGACTATCGGTCATTCAGATGCGAAAACGGTACGGTAGGACATCCTGTTTATCTCATGTAGCTGCCGACTACGCGCATATAGCGACAAAACAAGTTGGTTCTGAAACGTTGGAAGAAAGACAAGTGGTTCTAATGACAGAAATCGCCATGGCAATGAACCTCTCATCACACCGCCCGTAGCTCAGGTTATATAGTCACAACTCACAAGNNNNNNNNNNNNNNNNNNNNNNNNNNNNNNNNNNNNNNNNNNNNNNNNNNNNNNNNNNNNNNNNNNNNNNNNNNNNNNNNNNNNNNNNNNNNNNNNNNNNNNNNNNNNNNNNNNNNNNNNNNNNNNNNNNNNNNNNNNNNNNNNNNNNNNNNNNNNNNNNNNNNNNNNNNNNNNNNNNNNNNNNNNNNNNNNNNNNNNNNNNNNNNNNNNNNNNNNNNNNNNNNNNNNNNNNNNNNNNNNNNNNNNNNNNNNNNNNNNNNNNNNNNNNNNNNNNNNNNNNNNNNNNNNNNNNNNNNNNNNNNNNNNNNNNNNNNNNNNNNNNNNNNNNNNNNNNNNNNNNNNNNNNNNNNNNNNNNNNNNNNNNNNNNNNNNNNNNNNNNNNNNNNNNNNNNNNNNNNNNNNNNNNNNNNNNNNNNNNNNNNNNNNNNNNNNNNNNNNNNNNNNNNNNNNNNAAAGGCCTTCACTGACAGAGTAAAGATCATCGTCCTTGTAGTCATCAGCAGCACTTCAGCAGTGTGATCATCGTCGCCCTCCTCGGTCACGGATTATATTGCGTTCATCCCACAAAAGGCAGGAGCAGGTcgccttcttgtccttccattctttCCCACAGGTGTAGCAGAACTCATAGCCGCACCTGCCAGAAGCAAAGAACACGATGAGCATTAGCGCGGAAAAGACACATCCTGGAGACCAAGGAACAGCCTGACGTGAAAAAATCACTGAACAACCAGAGGCAAATACTTACACGCAGGTGATATGGTAGCAACCCTCAGCGAGCTCGATCAGGTGCTTGCATTTGACGCACTGGCGCCACGACCGCCGCTGTGCAAGGTTCTGTAGAGCATGAGGGTACCTTCTCTTGTAGTCAACGCAACTTATCCCGTAATGCCATGGGACCTTACATTTGACGCAGAACAAGCGCCCGCATTTCACGCACTTCCCCAACGTCTCGGCTCCAGCAGCAGGTTCTTGCAGTGGGTGTTATCGCTTCACTCGAGGACATTAAGGCTGAGCACCTGGAATTCGGGCAGTAAACCTTCTGAGTGGGAGGGATTTGTGCTTCCCTGATGCGTTGCGCCATGGTCTCTAACAGTTGGGGCGACAGGAATATCTTTGAACCCTCCACGGTTAGCTTGGTAGTGCAGCCATCTTGTGGACAAGCTGGGAGCGTTCCATCGCCCAGCTTAACTCTCACATGCTCTTTCATGCAGGACAAGCAAAACCGATGCGCACAGCCTTCAACTGCGTGAATCTTGGAAACATCAGTGTCTTCCAAGCAGATGGTGCAGGTCTCTCTCTTGCAGGCCTCTCTCTTCTTGGTGCCTACCAAATCTGTTGCTAATTTTGTTGCGTAACCGACTTGGCCGCGTGGAATAAGTGAGAATTCACAATGATTGAATTTCCTCATTAGTGACAGAGCCTCATTTACCAAATGTTCACTCTTGTTCTTTGTGGGACGCCAAGTTCCAAGCATCTGCAAACATATGGCATCGCAATAAGATTAGTACAGTGTTAAAGAATTCAATTACTTGACCATTAAATCTATCTATTATATTATTAACACAATGGAATTTTTTTGTTTCAGATCAATTTGGCACCAGCAATAGAAAAAGAGCAGCTGAGAATATGCTCTATAACAATGGAATCAGACACCTCGTATGAACCAACATGAGTTAGTGTTGAGCAAACCTGACCACGGGAAATAAAAAGAGCATTGTAGTTGTCCTATAAAACGGACGACACACAGAGACGAAAAGATGAAGGGAAAATGGTCCATGCAAAGCAGACACAAGTCTTTATATAGCTGGCATATTGTATTAAAGCTCCTCCTGTAGTTTGGTAGATACCTAATTCCAAGGATTTCTTGGCAGGGAATTGGTGGATGAAACCCACATCTAGAGGATGCATGTAGaaatgaaaggaaaaaaaaaacatGCATGCTGAAAAGGAGAAGCAATATAACCAAAGCAGGAAGAGAACAAGTGTCTACTAGCCTCAAGTGATTGGCAACTTTAACCATCCTGATCGTAGAATATGCAATCAGCGTGAGATGGTAAAATTACAGCTAGAATAACCTAGACATAGCTACATTGTTTGATATAAAAGGCTGAAAACTCCTACATTGATGGAAAAGATCTACAGGTAGGTCACGATTATAACGATTGACAatcgcaaaaataaaataaaaaataacaatTGAGATTGATCAAACTACATTAAGCATATTGAAGCGGATATAAATCTTGTTTGAGATTTTTCAAATATCAATGGGAGTCCATAATTCTTATGACTGGCATACTTAGTTTGGAGTCTAAAGCAAACACAAAAGCCCCTAGCACTATCTGATCTGCTCAAATATCCTATCCAAATTCAGATTGTTCTTGGCTAAATTATTAGTTTCGGGTGGATTACAAACTCAAACTATGCAAGATTTCCGCTGGCTAACATGCATAGCACTTCTATCGCCTGTAGTAAtaacatattttttttctttaaaGGCATGTGTTACAGAAACAAGAGATGAATTTGAATGAATGCTAATGGTGCTTttagaaaagagaaataaagagAAAGAGTGTTTAAGGCTCAAGGTTCGATCTAGCGCTACAGAATTGGATATTATTTATAAAACATGCTCGCAGGATATAAGAAATGGATCCAAATGTCAAACTAAAGGTTGAAGATTCAAGCTAAAGCAAAGATACTTATATCGTCGAGGAGATTTGGCATTCACTAAACAGTTCTAGGGCTCTACCCTTAGTGGGTGTGATGTACAATCTGATCAAAGGTTGGATCTCAAAATCATGAATGTCATGAGACTAAAATTTTCGCATTAATATGCTATATAATCGAGATATCAGTCCATAACCAAATCTCACGCGTATTGAAAAGGTGGCTTATACCAAGCTTGGATATCAGATAGCTAGCGCTTTAGTCAAGCTTACACAGTGGATGCTGCACACTGATCTCGCCCTG
It contains:
- the LOC119341753 gene encoding alternative NAD(P)H-ubiquinone oxidoreductase C1, chloroplastic/mitochondrial-like isoform X1; amino-acid sequence: MSCRAAPWGRPSAPRGRPFPASARLRGPFGGTNSWKNPVLKNSWRIGDVPAMFGLPSGLFRCMASSSSGDGGFSRPQSIDEAPIPLYPWPDKQRPRVCILGGGFGGLYTALRLESLVWPGNNKPQVMLVDQSERFVFKPMLYELLSGEVDVWEIAPYFTELLKNTSVQFVKDSVKLLRPSDHLRREPGVSCTGGVVHLESGTVVEYDWLVLALGAEAKIDVVPGSAEYALPFTTLEHALKVESELKMLERRKFGKKSPPIQVAIVGLGYSGVELAATISERLKNTGTVKAINFQTTICPNAPPGNREAALKVLESQNIQLFLGYSVNCIREVYASEDSGSMVADAKEAGGGDKKLVLELQAAQRGLQSQVLEADLVLWTVGSQSQILRLQPPDAPYVIPLNGRGQVETEETLQVKGHPRTFAIGDSAALRDPSGKFLPANAQVAFQQADFAGWNLWAAINDRPLLPFRFQNLGEMMTLGRNDAAITANFIEGLTLEGPIGHAARKLVYCLRMPTDEHRVKVGVSWLAKGAVDSLASLQNAVATALSPPTAPPTTAADANATNRRAMDPDSEIAFDFPPYLCQYKSGRVHRPGGDAFAPAGTDPLTGVVSKDIHAGPARARVYLPPDASSAAAPGKLPVVVYFHGGGFVVGSPARPSTHAYLNDLVARSGAVGVSVYYRLAPEHPLPAAYDDGWAAVRWVLTGGDGADPWLLDHADLSRVFLSGCSAGANIAHNMAVRAAAPGALPEGAAVRGLMAVHPYFTGKEPVGAEAAFGPDVRDFMDRTWRFVFPGSLGLDDPNVNPFVTDEARAAVAGIPCERVLVCVAEDDVLLKERGLWYARELKASGYAGEIEMFESKGVGHAFHFDQLGSGEGVKLQERLVKFIKK